In a single window of the Verrucomicrobiales bacterium genome:
- a CDS encoding DUF1501 domain-containing protein: MLRIPGEFCTDLCDQNLKLSRRDLLRVGGSSILGMSLGSLLQLGARANELGAKGGAGWGKAKSVIMVYLQGGPSHLDLWDPKENVPDKIKSPFGNISTKIPGVQFTEVLPQLAKVNDKFTMIRSMSYTPNGLFNHTAAIYQIMTGYTTDKVSPSGQLEPPNAKDFPNFGSNIIRLKPPTEPMLPFVMLPRPLQESNVVGKGGAAGFLGKGFDPYTLFPEGDDMNMSKMDNIKTDDLKLPSEVFSLRLQRRARLRESLNDAMPEIEKAVESYNLNEYYERALNLIISGRARKAFDLGQETAAMRDRYGRNTFGQSCLLARRLVEAGTRVVEVVWPKIANSDNHSWDVHVGLTDRMKNQSGPMLDQGLSALFEDLDQRGMLSDTLVVAIGEFGRSPEKGLSTSGNSNSADGRDHWPYCYTSVIGGAGIKRGYVHGQSDKTASSPAEDPVHPSEVLATIYHAVGIDPETIVYNHLNQPRELVKAKALTKLFT, from the coding sequence ATGCTGCGCATCCCTGGCGAATTCTGCACGGACCTCTGCGATCAAAATCTGAAGCTCAGCCGTCGCGACCTGCTGCGCGTGGGCGGCTCCAGCATTCTGGGCATGTCCCTTGGCTCCCTGCTGCAGCTGGGAGCGAGGGCCAACGAGTTGGGAGCGAAAGGTGGGGCCGGGTGGGGAAAAGCGAAAAGCGTCATCATGGTTTATCTCCAGGGTGGCCCAAGCCATCTCGACCTGTGGGATCCCAAGGAGAATGTGCCAGACAAGATCAAAAGCCCGTTTGGGAACATCTCAACCAAGATCCCGGGAGTGCAATTCACTGAGGTGCTCCCGCAGCTGGCCAAAGTGAACGACAAGTTCACAATGATTAGATCCATGAGCTACACGCCCAATGGGTTATTCAACCACACCGCGGCGATCTACCAAATCATGACCGGATACACCACCGACAAGGTGAGTCCCTCCGGCCAGCTCGAACCTCCGAACGCCAAAGATTTCCCCAACTTCGGATCAAATATCATCCGACTAAAGCCTCCCACCGAACCGATGCTGCCCTTCGTGATGCTCCCCCGCCCCCTTCAGGAGAGCAATGTGGTTGGCAAAGGCGGGGCCGCCGGGTTCCTCGGCAAAGGATTCGATCCCTACACGCTCTTTCCAGAGGGCGATGACATGAACATGTCCAAGATGGACAACATCAAGACCGACGATCTCAAGTTACCCTCCGAGGTGTTCTCCCTGCGTTTGCAACGACGCGCCCGGCTTCGAGAATCACTCAACGACGCCATGCCGGAGATCGAAAAGGCCGTAGAAAGCTATAACCTCAACGAGTACTACGAGCGGGCTCTGAACCTCATTATCTCTGGCCGAGCACGCAAAGCATTTGATTTGGGGCAGGAAACCGCAGCGATGCGGGATCGGTACGGTCGCAACACCTTTGGACAGAGCTGTCTCCTGGCGCGCCGGTTGGTCGAAGCCGGCACTCGGGTGGTCGAGGTAGTGTGGCCCAAGATCGCCAACTCGGACAACCACAGCTGGGATGTGCATGTGGGGTTGACCGACCGAATGAAGAACCAGTCCGGGCCGATGCTGGATCAGGGGTTGTCCGCGTTATTCGAGGACCTCGACCAGCGAGGCATGTTGAGCGACACCCTGGTGGTGGCCATCGGCGAGTTCGGACGTAGTCCAGAGAAGGGCTTAAGCACCTCGGGCAACAGCAACAGTGCGGATGGTCGGGATCACTGGCCCTATTGCTACACCTCGGTGATCGGGGGAGCTGGGATCAAGCGCGGATATGTGCATGGGCAGTCGGACAAGACCGCATCCAGTCCGGCCGAAGATCCCGTGCATCCCAGCGAAGTCCTCGCTACCATTTACCACGCGGTGGGAATCGACCCCGAAACCATCGTCTACAACCATCTCAACCAGCCTCGTGAGTTGGTGAAAGCCAAAGCGCTGACGAAGTTGTTTACCTAG
- a CDS encoding DUF1549 domain-containing protein yields MTLRVLTFAGWLLATLLPLVHGTAAESATTNKPVSYYKDIRPILQANCQGCHQPAKPKGGYVLTDYDRLIQPGDSKDKPIVSGQPEASLFVKQITPAKGEAEMPKGKPPLHALEIEMIRSWIAQGATDDTPANARQKYDGEHPPLYTRSPLVTALDYSPDGTLLAVAGFHEVLLHRADGSGVTARLVGLSDRIQSLRFSPDGKQLAVGGGQPGRLGEVQIWDIEKRRLLVSAPVGYDTLYGVNWSPDGKLVSFGCPDKTVRAIEAATGKQVLQQGSHNDWVLDTVFSTNGSHVISVGRDMSAKLTEVATQRFVDNITSITPGALRGGVQSVARHPHRDEILIGGADGVPQIYRVFRKTSRRIGDNANLIRRFPAMEGRLFSVDYSPDGNRVVAGASLDGHGAVQIYNAAFDSSLPANLAQIHEKEVAGQSAEERAAIEKYVTADVKVLAKISFPSVAIYAARFSPDGKVIAVSGSDGQVRLLDSSSAKILKTFPAVAQLETATKDAAIEVSLPAGRKPEDPKETLSPGAQVVSLMLQPSEVSLRTRNDHIQFLVTAKLASGDEADVTRQCQFEVDEGLATISHSGRLTGLKPGSGTVKVSLQGKSTTAKLDLNQFKPDFEADFIQDVNPILSKLGCNAGTCHGAKDGKNGFKLSLRGYDPLYDVRSFADDHAGRRVAVASPDDSLLLLKSTGAVPHEGGQRTTTDTEYYAVLRKWIASGAALNPSSPRVAKIELFPKNPVVQEIGGRQQMRILATYTDGRTRDVSSEAFVESGNVDVVATSSDGIVTTLRRGEAPVLARYEGAYAATTVTVMGDRSGFVWKDQPANNRIDEFVAAKWKRMKILPSELATDAEFIRRVYLDLTGLPPTSDQVRRFLNDRGDSRTKRDEIIDQLLGSPDYVDHWANKWADLLQVNRKFLGEEGAVLFREWIRGEIQANTPYDEFARKILTASGSNRENPPASYYKVLRTPAETMENTTHLFLATRFNCNKCHDHPFERWTQDQYYQMSAFFSQVDLQKDPASGDRRIGGSAVEGSKPLFEKIMDKAEGEMIHERTGRVAPPDFPFTAKFSSSTNETRRQHLAAWMTSSDNRYFALSYVNRLWGYLLGVGLIDPLDDIRAGNPPSNPELLEYLTQEFVSSGFNTRRILRLICQSRTYQLTVASHRWNADDKINFSHATPRRLPAEVLMDTVYRVTGSTLNFPGVKLGTRAAQLVDSGVDVPSGFLANLGRPARESACECERSNDIRLGSVMSLLSGPAVSGAVNDPRNELAKLVAKEKDDRAVVREVFLRVLNRPATEKEIDSSLQAMESMDSEHAQLTNELAKAEYEWAQTRTLREKERAAEIAKAEGAITAHLLAQAPKIAQLTREREERIAEAQRILGDFQPLLPARLADWENRLTDDHLKTRWYPIDARELKGSGSVRLEKLPDGSIRASSANGEMPDYAITADVALAGITGVKLEVLPDDGLPNFGPGYKNGNFLLSELVIESASKTNAAKLMRQKITDGKADLVQKELDLKHTFDGKVEQGRKEGWAIGESETGQRHWATFALEQPVGTAEGTTLKITLQHRYQPGNDIGRFRLWVTTSAAAAAEGLPADVSDIAQVSNILRTPPQAARMLDFYRGLDTELKKREQALVTASKPVPEDEKIKELKSALTKASRPIQTDPALVQLRQDVEVSSKQIANKRLTGAQDLTWALLNTPSFLFNR; encoded by the coding sequence ATGACACTTCGAGTCCTCACGTTTGCAGGCTGGCTGCTCGCCACGTTACTGCCATTGGTCCATGGAACCGCGGCGGAGTCAGCCACCACCAACAAGCCCGTTAGCTATTACAAGGATATCCGGCCAATCCTGCAGGCCAACTGCCAGGGGTGTCACCAGCCCGCGAAACCAAAGGGCGGTTACGTCCTCACCGACTACGACCGCCTGATCCAGCCGGGTGACAGCAAGGACAAGCCCATCGTCTCGGGTCAGCCGGAGGCCAGCCTCTTCGTCAAACAAATCACCCCCGCCAAGGGCGAGGCCGAGATGCCCAAGGGAAAGCCCCCTCTCCATGCGTTGGAGATCGAGATGATCCGCTCCTGGATCGCCCAGGGAGCCACGGACGATACCCCGGCCAATGCGCGTCAAAAATACGATGGGGAGCATCCCCCGCTCTATACCCGAAGCCCTTTGGTTACCGCCCTGGACTACTCCCCGGACGGCACGCTCCTCGCGGTCGCCGGATTCCATGAAGTGCTGCTGCACCGCGCCGATGGATCCGGCGTCACAGCTCGCCTGGTCGGTCTCTCGGATCGCATCCAATCGCTCCGTTTCTCTCCAGACGGCAAACAACTGGCGGTCGGTGGCGGCCAACCGGGACGCCTGGGGGAAGTTCAAATCTGGGACATCGAGAAACGTCGGCTTCTGGTATCGGCCCCGGTGGGCTACGACACACTCTATGGGGTGAACTGGTCCCCCGACGGCAAACTGGTCTCATTCGGCTGCCCGGACAAAACGGTCCGCGCCATCGAGGCCGCGACTGGCAAACAGGTGCTGCAACAGGGATCGCACAATGATTGGGTCCTGGATACCGTATTCTCCACCAATGGCAGTCATGTGATTTCAGTGGGTCGCGATATGTCGGCCAAGCTGACCGAGGTCGCAACCCAGCGCTTCGTCGACAACATTACGTCCATTACTCCGGGCGCCCTCCGAGGAGGCGTCCAAAGCGTCGCCCGACACCCGCATCGCGACGAGATCCTCATCGGAGGGGCGGACGGAGTGCCTCAGATCTATCGGGTCTTCCGCAAAACCAGCCGGCGTATCGGGGACAACGCCAACCTGATCCGTCGCTTTCCAGCCATGGAGGGGCGTCTCTTCAGCGTGGACTACAGCCCGGATGGCAACCGGGTGGTGGCCGGTGCCAGCCTGGATGGCCATGGAGCCGTACAAATCTACAACGCCGCCTTCGACTCCAGCCTGCCGGCAAACCTGGCTCAGATCCATGAAAAGGAAGTCGCGGGTCAATCCGCAGAGGAACGAGCGGCCATCGAGAAATACGTAACAGCGGATGTCAAGGTGCTCGCCAAGATTTCCTTTCCCAGTGTCGCGATCTACGCGGCACGGTTTAGTCCGGACGGCAAAGTGATCGCCGTTTCCGGAAGCGACGGCCAGGTTCGACTTCTGGACTCGTCGTCCGCCAAGATCCTCAAGACCTTTCCGGCGGTAGCCCAACTGGAGACGGCCACAAAAGACGCGGCAATTGAGGTTTCGCTGCCAGCGGGCCGAAAGCCAGAAGACCCGAAGGAAACGCTGTCGCCCGGCGCCCAGGTCGTTTCATTGATGCTGCAGCCCTCCGAGGTAAGTCTCCGCACGCGAAACGATCATATTCAGTTCCTAGTGACCGCCAAGCTGGCCTCGGGCGACGAGGCGGATGTCACGCGCCAGTGCCAGTTTGAGGTGGACGAAGGTTTGGCAACCATCAGCCACTCCGGTCGCTTGACGGGTCTCAAGCCAGGCAGCGGCACGGTCAAAGTCTCGCTGCAGGGAAAGAGCACCACCGCCAAGCTGGATCTGAACCAGTTCAAACCCGACTTCGAGGCTGACTTTATTCAGGACGTCAATCCCATCCTGTCCAAGCTCGGATGCAACGCCGGAACCTGCCACGGTGCCAAGGACGGCAAGAATGGCTTCAAGTTATCGCTGCGCGGCTACGACCCGCTTTACGATGTCCGCTCCTTCGCCGACGACCATGCGGGACGACGGGTAGCAGTCGCCTCTCCCGACGACAGCCTCCTCTTGCTCAAATCGACGGGTGCGGTGCCCCATGAAGGTGGACAACGCACCACCACTGACACGGAATACTATGCGGTCCTGCGCAAATGGATCGCGTCCGGCGCTGCGCTAAACCCATCGTCACCCCGGGTGGCCAAGATCGAACTCTTCCCCAAAAACCCGGTCGTGCAGGAGATCGGTGGTCGTCAGCAAATGCGCATCCTGGCCACTTATACCGACGGCCGGACTCGGGATGTCAGTTCCGAAGCCTTCGTGGAAAGCGGCAACGTGGATGTGGTCGCAACAAGCTCCGATGGCATCGTCACCACGCTCCGCCGTGGAGAAGCGCCCGTCCTGGCTCGCTATGAGGGTGCGTACGCCGCGACGACCGTGACGGTCATGGGAGACCGAAGCGGATTTGTCTGGAAGGATCAGCCCGCCAACAACCGCATCGATGAGTTCGTCGCGGCCAAATGGAAACGGATGAAGATTCTGCCCAGCGAATTGGCCACCGATGCTGAATTTATCCGGCGGGTCTACCTGGATTTGACCGGCCTGCCTCCCACCTCGGATCAGGTGCGACGGTTCTTGAACGACCGGGGAGACAGCCGTACCAAACGGGATGAGATAATTGACCAACTGCTCGGCAGTCCTGACTACGTGGACCACTGGGCCAACAAATGGGCGGATCTGCTGCAGGTCAACCGGAAGTTCTTGGGAGAGGAAGGAGCGGTTCTGTTTCGGGAGTGGATCCGGGGGGAGATCCAAGCCAACACACCCTATGATGAGTTCGCGCGAAAAATCCTGACTGCCTCCGGCTCCAATCGCGAAAACCCGCCGGCCTCCTACTACAAGGTGCTCCGCACCCCAGCTGAGACGATGGAGAACACCACGCACCTCTTCCTGGCCACTCGATTCAACTGCAACAAGTGCCACGATCATCCGTTCGAGCGTTGGACGCAGGATCAGTATTACCAGATGTCCGCCTTCTTCTCTCAAGTGGATTTGCAAAAGGATCCAGCCAGCGGAGACCGGAGGATCGGGGGATCGGCGGTCGAAGGCTCGAAACCCCTGTTCGAAAAAATCATGGATAAGGCGGAGGGCGAGATGATCCACGAGCGCACCGGTCGGGTAGCGCCGCCGGATTTTCCGTTTACCGCCAAGTTCAGTAGCTCGACCAACGAAACGCGGCGACAGCACCTCGCGGCCTGGATGACCTCCTCCGACAACCGTTACTTCGCCCTCAGCTATGTGAATCGGCTGTGGGGATACCTGTTGGGGGTCGGCCTGATTGATCCGCTCGATGATATTCGCGCGGGGAACCCGCCCTCCAACCCTGAGCTTTTGGAGTACCTGACCCAGGAATTTGTGAGTAGCGGCTTCAACACTCGCCGGATCCTCCGACTGATTTGCCAATCCCGCACCTACCAACTTACGGTGGCCAGCCACCGCTGGAACGCGGACGACAAAATCAACTTCAGCCATGCCACGCCACGCCGCCTTCCCGCCGAGGTGCTTATGGACACGGTGTATCGCGTCACCGGGTCCACCTTGAATTTTCCAGGCGTCAAGCTCGGAACCCGAGCGGCCCAACTCGTGGATTCCGGAGTAGATGTTCCTAGCGGCTTCCTCGCCAACCTGGGCCGGCCGGCCCGCGAAAGCGCTTGCGAATGCGAACGCAGCAACGACATTCGTCTCGGATCGGTAATGTCCCTGTTGAGCGGTCCGGCGGTATCGGGCGCGGTGAACGATCCACGAAACGAACTCGCCAAACTCGTCGCCAAGGAAAAAGACGATCGCGCCGTCGTCCGGGAGGTGTTCCTGCGCGTGCTTAACCGGCCGGCGACCGAAAAGGAAATCGACTCCTCCCTCCAAGCCATGGAATCCATGGACTCAGAGCACGCCCAGCTCACCAACGAGCTGGCCAAGGCGGAGTATGAATGGGCACAGACCCGCACGCTCAGGGAAAAAGAACGCGCAGCCGAGATCGCCAAAGCCGAAGGCGCCATCACCGCTCACCTCCTGGCTCAGGCCCCGAAGATCGCGCAGCTGACACGGGAACGCGAGGAGCGCATCGCGGAGGCGCAGCGGATCCTGGGCGACTTCCAACCGCTGCTCCCGGCACGGCTCGCAGACTGGGAGAACCGCCTCACCGATGACCACCTTAAAACCCGGTGGTATCCCATCGATGCCCGCGAGCTGAAAGGCAGCGGATCAGTGAGGCTCGAGAAACTGCCCGACGGCAGTATCCGGGCTTCCAGCGCCAATGGGGAGATGCCCGACTATGCTATCACGGCGGATGTCGCCCTGGCCGGCATTACCGGAGTGAAACTCGAGGTCTTGCCGGATGATGGACTCCCGAACTTCGGACCGGGGTATAAGAATGGCAACTTCCTCCTGAGCGAGCTGGTGATCGAGTCGGCTTCGAAAACTAATGCCGCCAAGTTGATGCGCCAGAAGATCACGGACGGGAAAGCCGACCTGGTTCAGAAGGAACTGGACCTAAAGCACACGTTCGATGGCAAAGTGGAGCAAGGACGCAAGGAAGGCTGGGCAATCGGGGAATCGGAGACAGGCCAGCGCCATTGGGCGACCTTCGCGCTGGAGCAGCCCGTGGGAACTGCGGAAGGCACTACACTCAAGATCACCCTCCAGCACCGCTATCAGCCTGGAAACGACATCGGTCGCTTCCGACTCTGGGTGACGACGAGCGCTGCAGCTGCCGCCGAGGGGCTACCTGCGGACGTCTCCGACATCGCGCAAGTATCCAACATCTTGCGAACACCACCACAAGCCGCTCGGATGCTGGACTTCTATCGAGGACTGGACACCGAGCTGAAGAAGCGCGAGCAGGCTCTCGTCACAGCCAGCAAGCCCGTGCCCGAGGACGAGAAGATCAAAGAGCTCAAGTCGGCCCTGACCAAGGCTTCCCGCCCCATCCAAACCGACCCGGCCTTGGTCCAGCTCCGTCAGGATGTCGAAGTGAGCTCGAAACAGATTGCCAACAAGCGTCTCACCGGAGCCCAGGACTTGACCTGGGCGCTGCTGAATACCCCATCCTTTTTGTTTAACCGCTGA